AAAGATGTTGATGGTTTTACTCCATTTTGTCTTGGAAGACTCCTAATTGATAGTCCATTGTTTATACCCTGTACTCCAAAAGGTATTATTCGTATGCTTGATGAGTATAAAATCAACTTAGAAGGTAAACAAGCGGTTGTTATAGGAAGGAGTATTATTGTTGGCAAACCTCTTTCTTTACTGCTTTTGAAAAGAAATGCTACTGTGACAATGTGTCATAGCAAAACCATTAATCTTCAAGATATAACAAAAAAAGCTGATATTTTATGTGTTGCCATAGGAAGAGAAAAATTTATTACCTCTAATATGATAAAAAAAGGTGCAGTTGTTATAGACATCGGAATAAACGTTACAGCTTCAGGTAAAGTTGTTGGAGATGTTAATTTTGATGATGTGAAAGAAAAAGCTTCTTACATAACACCTGTTCCAGGAGGAGTTGGACCAATGACAATAGCTATGTTAATGGAAAATGCTATTTATGCAGCCAAGCTTCAGAAGAGAGTAGTTAAATGATTATAACTAAAAAGAAAGACTTAAAAGAGATTGAAAATTTTGTTGAAAATTTTAACAGCTTTTTTCTTATTGGGTGTTCTGAATGTGCTACTTTATGTGGCACAGGAGATGAAGATGCTATATTGAATTTGAAAGAATGGCTTGAAAGTCAGAGTAAAAAAGTAACCGGATGGATGATTGCAAAAACAGGTTGCCAGATACTGGGGACAAGAAGAGAGCTCGTTGAATACAAAGAAGCCTTAAATGAAGCTCAATGTATTATGGTTCTTTCATGTGGTGCAGGAACTCAAACTATTACAGAATTTTTCAAGGAAAAGCCTGTTATTCCCCTAAATGACACTCTTTTTATCGGCAATATGCGTCGCTTTAGAGAGTTTGAAGAAAAATGTCGTGCCTGTGGCGAATGTTTTCTTGCGATTACAGGTGTTTGTATTGTAACTCTATGTCCAAAATCAATGCTTAATGGTCCATGCGGTGGATATAAAGAAGGTAAATGTGAAGTTAATCCCTTAAGAAAATGTGCATGGATAGTTGCCTATGAAATACTGGAAAAAAGAGGATTTGTTGAAAAATTCTATGAAGAGATTTTAGGACCTAAGGATTGGTCCAAGTCTAATTCACCAAGAGAATTTAAGGAGAAATAAAGTTGAGCAATCTTAGAAAGAGATTAATGAGTGGAGATTTTGTAATTACTGTAGAGATTACTCCACCAAAAGGACCTGATATAACGGGAATGGTAAAAAAGTTGGAAGAACTAAAAACAATGGTTGATGCGGTAAATTTCACTGACAATCCTTCAGCAAGAATGCGTTTATGTTCTCTGGCAGCCTGTAAGCTTTCAATGGATATAGGTTTTGAACCTGTGCTTCAGATGGCTTGTAGGGACAGAAATAGACTTGCAATACAATCAGACCTTTTAGGCGCTCATGCTCTTGGTATAAGAAATCTTTTAGTTATGACAGGAGACCATCCTGTATGGGGAGACCATAGGGAAGCAAAACCTGTATATGATATAGACTCTTCTATACTTGTTAAATTGGTGGGTAATCTCAACAGTGGATTGGATATAAATGGAAACAAACTGAATGGAAAGACTGAGTTTTTTTGTGGTGCTGTAGTAAATCCTAATGCAGAACCGTTAATGCCCCAACTAAAAAGATTTGAACAGAAACTCAAAATGGGAGCAGAATTTTTTCAAACCCAGATGATCTTTGAGATTGAAAAACTTGAAAGATTTATAGATTACTCAAAAAAATTTAATACAAAAGTTATTGCTGGTATAGTTCTTATAAGAACTAAAAAAATGTTACACTATCTTGCCAGCAAAGTGCCTGGTGTTGTTATGCCAAGCTGGTTAATAGACAAGATAGAAAGATTAAATGATGAAGATGTTGAAAAATTTGGAGTTGATTTTGCAGGCTCAATAATTTTAAATTTGATGGAAAGAAAGCTTTGTGATGGTGTTCATATAATGGCATTTTCAAAGGTGGAAGAAGTGAAAAACTTATTGGATTTTCTTAAAATCAGAATGTAAATGGGAATTGTTGGAATAACTTCCTTAGGACAGT
The Thermodesulfovibrio yellowstonii DSM 11347 DNA segment above includes these coding regions:
- the folD gene encoding bifunctional methylenetetrahydrofolate dehydrogenase/methenyltetrahydrofolate cyclohydrolase FolD; the encoded protein is MSAEILDGKSLALKIKEELKKEVQDLKNQGINPCLAVVLVGENKSSQKYVSFKEKTCKELDIQSLVFKLPENTEETSLIKLIDELNENSQVNGILIQLPLPKHLNQNKVLERINPFKDVDGFTPFCLGRLLIDSPLFIPCTPKGIIRMLDEYKINLEGKQAVVIGRSIIVGKPLSLLLLKRNATVTMCHSKTINLQDITKKADILCVAIGREKFITSNMIKKGAVVIDIGINVTASGKVVGDVNFDDVKEKASYITPVPGGVGPMTIAMLMENAIYAAKLQKRVVK
- a CDS encoding methylenetetrahydrofolate reductase C-terminal domain-containing protein, which translates into the protein MIITKKKDLKEIENFVENFNSFFLIGCSECATLCGTGDEDAILNLKEWLESQSKKVTGWMIAKTGCQILGTRRELVEYKEALNEAQCIMVLSCGAGTQTITEFFKEKPVIPLNDTLFIGNMRRFREFEEKCRACGECFLAITGVCIVTLCPKSMLNGPCGGYKEGKCEVNPLRKCAWIVAYEILEKRGFVEKFYEEILGPKDWSKSNSPREFKEK
- a CDS encoding methylenetetrahydrofolate reductase — protein: MSNLRKRLMSGDFVITVEITPPKGPDITGMVKKLEELKTMVDAVNFTDNPSARMRLCSLAACKLSMDIGFEPVLQMACRDRNRLAIQSDLLGAHALGIRNLLVMTGDHPVWGDHREAKPVYDIDSSILVKLVGNLNSGLDINGNKLNGKTEFFCGAVVNPNAEPLMPQLKRFEQKLKMGAEFFQTQMIFEIEKLERFIDYSKKFNTKVIAGIVLIRTKKMLHYLASKVPGVVMPSWLIDKIERLNDEDVEKFGVDFAGSIILNLMERKLCDGVHIMAFSKVEEVKNLLDFLKIRM